A part of Augochlora pura isolate Apur16 chromosome 1, APUR_v2.2.1, whole genome shotgun sequence genomic DNA contains:
- the Wcy gene encoding WW domain-containing adapter protein with coiled-coil wacky isoform X2, translating into MVMHARKPQRISDGYFEKHQAHPYQNAKYSSSKGGYSSSTASSDSRYEGRMRDSPNGNSYSPATGLGMGMGTDRDSPRSYTSKPLYKKERENRDYKLSSSRDKYSDCARSPKDKRSRESRDSEHRTNHDRSSGEILHPIKLSSNSSRESSSQRKPSHNSCQDKRGDERGGTMERSARFGDWSEHMSSSGKKYYYNCKTEVSQWEKPREWISRTDNRQRQSNDYSSRSSHDKHSNSRSNSSSSVRDGKSSRQSDKREYWSSCSGSGGGSSREEVSVREREREKERERERERERDREQCREDAGVERQAQDMDISPGDSTPTSEPLTSCTHDPLPQGPVLLATALPRLTSHPPSTPQTPGKLSSPTQQQGNSNAPGPPVSLANLPRLLSQITGNKEQPDITPQKALQTLQTAAILLSRQSTSGDRNNSGNDVMVPLKVDTSGIVTSEGPPTPTHSETQDCIDARKLTSPGGTNTGVQGLSSLQSLSTLGSLGNLSNTGLQALSRVQPPLTPSLTPSLANHYREDLTQHVRAFPADILEKQAQKLSEEAHTMGSLQCTRVSAELKTARSIVRLTEIQATLQEQRILFLRQQIQTLEELKSQNSFMSDDS; encoded by the exons ATGGTAATGCATGCGAGGAAACCGCAACGGATCAGCGATGG GTACTTCGAAAAGCACCAGGCCCATCCCTATCAG aACGCAAAGTATAGCAGTTCTAAGGGAGGCTACTCCTCATCGACGGCGTCATCAGATAGTCGTTACGAAGGACGTATGCGGGATTCCCCAAATGGCAACTCTTACAGTCCAGCAACGGGCTTGGGTATGGGCATGGGAACGGACAGGGATAGTCCTCGGAGCTACACATCCAAGCCCCTATacaagaaggagagagaaaatagagacTACAAGTTATCCTCCTCTAGGGACAAGTATTCTG ATTGTGCACGATCCCCAAAAGACAAGAGAAGCCGTGAGAGCAGAGATTCAGAACACAGGACCAACCACGATAGGAGTAGTGGAGAG ATTTTACATCCTATAAAGTTATCATCGAATTCGTCAAGAGAATCTTCATCTCAGAGGAAACCATCTCATAATTCCTGTCAG GATAAACGCGGTGATGAACGAGGAGGTACAATGGAACGTTCGGCCAGGTTCGGTGATTGGTCTGAGCATATGAGTTCTTCGGGCAAGAAGTATTATTACAACTGTAAAACGGAAGTCTCTCAGTGGGAAAAACCACGGGAATGGATCAGTCGAACAGATAATCGACAGCGTCAGTCCAATGATTATTCTTCTAGGTCAA GTCACGATAAACATTCCAACTCGCGGTCAAATAGCAGTAGCAGTGTGCGAGATGGTAAATCGTCGCGTCAGTCTGACAAGCGGGAGTACTGGAGTTCATGCAGTGGAAGCGGCGGTGGTAGTAGTAGAGAAGAAGTTTCGGttagagaaagggaaagagaaaaggagcgagagagggaacgggaacgagaaagagatcgGGAACAATGTAGGGAAGATGCAGGAGTGGAGCGTCAAGCCCAGGATATGGACATTTCACCAGGTGATTCTACACCGACCTCCGAACCTCTGACATCTTGTACTCACGATCCACTGCCGCAGGGCCCTGTTTTGTTGGCCACTG CATTACCTCGATTAACATCACACCCCCCATCTACACCACAAACACCTGGAAAGCTAAGTTCCCCAACGCAACAGCAAGGGAACAGTAATGCTCCAGGACCACCAGTTTCATTAGCAAATCTACCAAGATTATTATCTCAAATCACAGGCAATAAGGAACAGCCTGACATTACACCACAAAAAGCTCTGCAAACACTCCAAACAGCTGCCATCTTGTTGTCTCGGCAg TCGACAAGTGGAGATCGAAATAATAGTGGAAATGATGTAATGGTGCCGCTTAAAGTTGACACAAGCGGTATTGTTACAAGCGAGGGACCACCTACTCCTACACATTCAGAGACCCAGGACTGCATTGATGCTCGAAAAT TAACAAGTCCTGGGGGGACGAATACTGGAGTACAAGGTTTAAGCTCGTTGCAAAGTCTTAGCACATTAGGTTCCCTTGGAAATTTAAGTAATACAGGTTTACAAGCATTGTCTAGAGTACAGCCTCCCCTAACACCTTCTTTAACACCGTCACTTGCTAATCACTATCGGGAAGATTTAACGCAACATGTGCGTGCCTTTCCTGCCGATATCCTTGAGAAACAG GCACAGAAACTTAGCGAGGAAGCACACACAATGGGAAGTTTGCAGTGTACAAGAGTGTCGGCAGAATTGAAAACGGCACGATCGATAGTGAGGCTGACAGAAATTCAGGCAACACTACAGGAACAAAG GATATTATTTCTCCGTCAACAAATTCAAACACTGGAGGAACTAAAATCCCAAAATTCCTTCATGTCTGATGATTCTTAG
- the Wcy gene encoding WW domain-containing adapter protein with coiled-coil wacky isoform X1, translating into MVMHARKPQRISDGYFEKHQAHPYQNAKYSSSKGGYSSSTASSDSRYEGRMRDSPNGNSYSPATGLGMGMGTDRDSPRSYTSKPLYKKERENRDYKLSSSRDKYSDCARSPKDKRSRESRDSEHRTNHDRSSGEILHPIKLSSNSSRESSSQRKPSHNSCQDKRGDERGGTMERSARFGDWSEHMSSSGKKYYYNCKTEVSQWEKPREWISRTDNRQRQSNDYSSRSSHDKHSNSRSNSSSSVRDGKSSRQSDKREYWSSCSGSGGGSSREEVSVREREREKERERERERERDREQCREDAGVERQAQDMDISPGDSTPTSEPLTSCTHDPLPQGPVLLATALPRLTSHPPSTPQTPGKLSSPTQQQGNSNAPGPPVSLANLPRLLSQITGNKEQPDITPQKALQTLQTAAILLSRQQSTSGDRNNSGNDVMVPLKVDTSGIVTSEGPPTPTHSETQDCIDARKLTSPGGTNTGVQGLSSLQSLSTLGSLGNLSNTGLQALSRVQPPLTPSLTPSLANHYREDLTQHVRAFPADILEKQAQKLSEEAHTMGSLQCTRVSAELKTARSIVRLTEIQATLQEQRILFLRQQIQTLEELKSQNSFMSDDS; encoded by the exons ATGGTAATGCATGCGAGGAAACCGCAACGGATCAGCGATGG GTACTTCGAAAAGCACCAGGCCCATCCCTATCAG aACGCAAAGTATAGCAGTTCTAAGGGAGGCTACTCCTCATCGACGGCGTCATCAGATAGTCGTTACGAAGGACGTATGCGGGATTCCCCAAATGGCAACTCTTACAGTCCAGCAACGGGCTTGGGTATGGGCATGGGAACGGACAGGGATAGTCCTCGGAGCTACACATCCAAGCCCCTATacaagaaggagagagaaaatagagacTACAAGTTATCCTCCTCTAGGGACAAGTATTCTG ATTGTGCACGATCCCCAAAAGACAAGAGAAGCCGTGAGAGCAGAGATTCAGAACACAGGACCAACCACGATAGGAGTAGTGGAGAG ATTTTACATCCTATAAAGTTATCATCGAATTCGTCAAGAGAATCTTCATCTCAGAGGAAACCATCTCATAATTCCTGTCAG GATAAACGCGGTGATGAACGAGGAGGTACAATGGAACGTTCGGCCAGGTTCGGTGATTGGTCTGAGCATATGAGTTCTTCGGGCAAGAAGTATTATTACAACTGTAAAACGGAAGTCTCTCAGTGGGAAAAACCACGGGAATGGATCAGTCGAACAGATAATCGACAGCGTCAGTCCAATGATTATTCTTCTAGGTCAA GTCACGATAAACATTCCAACTCGCGGTCAAATAGCAGTAGCAGTGTGCGAGATGGTAAATCGTCGCGTCAGTCTGACAAGCGGGAGTACTGGAGTTCATGCAGTGGAAGCGGCGGTGGTAGTAGTAGAGAAGAAGTTTCGGttagagaaagggaaagagaaaaggagcgagagagggaacgggaacgagaaagagatcgGGAACAATGTAGGGAAGATGCAGGAGTGGAGCGTCAAGCCCAGGATATGGACATTTCACCAGGTGATTCTACACCGACCTCCGAACCTCTGACATCTTGTACTCACGATCCACTGCCGCAGGGCCCTGTTTTGTTGGCCACTG CATTACCTCGATTAACATCACACCCCCCATCTACACCACAAACACCTGGAAAGCTAAGTTCCCCAACGCAACAGCAAGGGAACAGTAATGCTCCAGGACCACCAGTTTCATTAGCAAATCTACCAAGATTATTATCTCAAATCACAGGCAATAAGGAACAGCCTGACATTACACCACAAAAAGCTCTGCAAACACTCCAAACAGCTGCCATCTTGTTGTCTCGGCAg CAGTCGACAAGTGGAGATCGAAATAATAGTGGAAATGATGTAATGGTGCCGCTTAAAGTTGACACAAGCGGTATTGTTACAAGCGAGGGACCACCTACTCCTACACATTCAGAGACCCAGGACTGCATTGATGCTCGAAAAT TAACAAGTCCTGGGGGGACGAATACTGGAGTACAAGGTTTAAGCTCGTTGCAAAGTCTTAGCACATTAGGTTCCCTTGGAAATTTAAGTAATACAGGTTTACAAGCATTGTCTAGAGTACAGCCTCCCCTAACACCTTCTTTAACACCGTCACTTGCTAATCACTATCGGGAAGATTTAACGCAACATGTGCGTGCCTTTCCTGCCGATATCCTTGAGAAACAG GCACAGAAACTTAGCGAGGAAGCACACACAATGGGAAGTTTGCAGTGTACAAGAGTGTCGGCAGAATTGAAAACGGCACGATCGATAGTGAGGCTGACAGAAATTCAGGCAACACTACAGGAACAAAG GATATTATTTCTCCGTCAACAAATTCAAACACTGGAGGAACTAAAATCCCAAAATTCCTTCATGTCTGATGATTCTTAG
- the LOC144471966 gene encoding LOW QUALITY PROTEIN: uncharacterized protein LOC144471966 (The sequence of the model RefSeq protein was modified relative to this genomic sequence to represent the inferred CDS: substituted 1 base at 1 genomic stop codon) — MLYQHVYDCRSFDLILLFFARMVHYTGFVRRRVEKYNSKGITMSDENLEQIYNAFINTFENDKNQEFLDSSTPEVKYSDNEFSWILKFNKVISLSVGCRSSQLLEHLLSMYTQNIVTSVSTYCGKALDMIKLRNHISSTLTYFHFYWHDIKEFVDDCESYLNAMSVLLGIYIDMELKTSGYTKDYTSLVAKLFSALWIYLNNSEKHIFRVLLKLKYTTKKSIQICEPIIMKSFKHMRRNVEQMWTDVEYVRYLLMLKILKRMKESIREVKEVNKMALTILGSHAPEMCDKLLKIIPKPPVGHKNETLWLLXPNVFDLKKACSNFLAFEDSISMQSNNPYLIKNSDLNNFQLSQIISLYSTNVVRDYNTNFEFNKCETNKFQNTVDYSELVNRTLSTTRRSKFNKFRKAQKLKSKEIIFIDLTDDNESLETGEEKRKRKRSRRKLEWLKIMRKKYKIKKSVVDVNRRNDVEIADVHSAENSKIDPDKSHLEYLPISDNKVSDSTESYTTVEEENDHTHVNSECMHDYIFNKRNKELKYSVHKQCDICTLLLKQNDIQHNRILFLIEFLNAVGQNVKEPKAILDLFRESKKQTAMSSQHTFVCKNAANESREINIQEIFSQPNSSVHLKACQEEIVNSQSIKQELPISTDCNIKETDNTYCQNKSLGLQNDDSLSHDFKSSSISQISETIKNKLCDSHKCMCSIKKTDVKPFVCHNYNIVNTAKSDGTLQAIIDGSSTSKKSSIRDKNIICMLSDLDKCMDVLNRISEHIVTVHAEKQRLKCSDKIDVCAVSTTVSKDQSVKSSLGWTQNTNLMNSEKLSKILELYENRDLFDICSCKDSHRQDNQEAITVLNQLKCESDDYKKCIAPISQPKDTFFHEKNHVTFSGNKLSDNFVHSHVKSELGQLVKGENLEVFESIMNQSENENKREHSVAVNSEVDDNEYFSYDLRFAESLNENIRSESMSQNLLQKNDITKAQSVEEFEKIDILGSILNGDITMEDEQKMLEESQSLFMSPIITEFFLQAKDTYANDEEDKDAMSNTTNFVTPLPEGSLGITEIFNSLLDFELTNMNSLPNDLMYSNVQTVNPQLIRKSFEEENLSKTVNMFEVISQPEVITVSKSDEENMLEKENESSIFCQSNMSVNSDNIFSHLKESFPKYNVSSPTDKFSINTVIEKDYIYRKEDIAKQAQPLNRMKYVSSKLCIPNDTTSSTLLNYESEQDFPSSNKDASVEHERSAFLIKKSSKSESLSSTDLIPPNNTIDSWCENLEHEHFLKERNIQKDIQSSCKGKKNHIPQHKIEVSVQSRSSKRKLKHKMKMKKEKKEEDLDLFSIQPDKDELSLKYSQINVINPTSHQDVQSTCKLPLSPFDISYHQKSAQTICTSRNIYKQLKCVGIQQLRNLSPCKQQVLLNYQGDSTTDNAIIKEDFKLEDSHLTMEDNIWKDSTVLLRSVEKQNPPGSKTHYKFSKTDVRLDKDINKVNIFTNKHIADFSNNIFIKPGIKWTLQNIDTESSKFVIKQITASIDEETPLKKKKLTSNHSSNIETTAIVCSANQEGVQKTHYASMKKGKFSLLESTSISFKYGVVLIQNLSFTVVYIFTFNYFNSYTMLVS, encoded by the exons ATGCTATATCAGCATGTGTATGATTGTCGTTCGTTTGATCTGATTTTGTTGTTTTTCGCGCGAATGGTGCATTACACTGGATTTGTTCGACGAAGAGTAG AGAAGTATAATAGTAAAGGAATCACAATGAGTGATGAAAACTTGGAACAAATATACAATGCTTTCATTAATAcatttgaaaatgataaaaatcaaGAATTTCTGGATAGTTCAACTCCAGAAGTCAAATATTCAGACAATGAATTTTCTTGGAttcttaaatttaacaaagtaATATCGTTATCTGTGGGATGTAGAAGTTCTCAGCTATTGGAACATTTACTTTCTATGTATACACA GAATATTGTAACCAGTGTAAGTACATATTGTGGAAAAGCACTGGACatgataaaattaagaaatcatATAAGCAGTACCttaacatattttcatttttactggCACGATATTAAAGAG tTTGTAGATGATTGCGAGTCATACCTAAATGCAATGTCAGTGTTATTAGGCATTTACATAGACATGGAGCTTAAAACTTCTGGATACACTAAAGATTATACTTCATTAGTTGCAAAACTTTTTTCTGCACTATGGATATATTTAA atAACTCAGAAAAGCATATCTTTAGAGTACTACTTAAACTTAAGTATACTACTAAAAAATCTATACAAATATGTGAACCTATAATCAT GAAAAGTTTTAAACACATGAGACGGAATGTGGAACAAATGTGGACAGATGTAGAATATGTCAGATATTTgcttatgttaaaaatattgaaaagaatgAAGGAAAGTATCAGAGAAGTTAAAGAAGTAAATAAGATGGCTTTAACAATCTTAGGATCACATGCACCAGAAATGTGTGAtaagctattaaaaattataccaaaACCTCCAGTGGgacataaaaatgaaacactCTGGCTGTTATAACCAAATgtgttcgatttaaaaaaagcatgcagcaattttttagcatttgaAGACTCGATATCTATGCAGTCAAATAAcccttatttaattaaaaattctgatttaaataactttcaaCTATCACAG atcaTTTCATTGTACAGTACAAATGTTGTTCGAGactataatacaaattttgaatTCAATAAATGTGAGACGAATAAGTTTCAAAATACTGTAGATTACAGTGAACTTGTGAATCGGACACTTTCCACAACAAGGAGaagtaaatttaacaaatttaggAAAGCACAGAAATTGAAATCTaaggaaattatattcattgaCTTAACTGATGATAATGAGTCATTGGAAACAGgtgaagagaagagaaagagaaaaaggtcTAGAAGAAAATTAGAgtggttaaaaataatgaggaaaaaatataaaataaaaaaatcagttGTCGATGTAAATCGCAGAAATGATGTAGAAATTGCAGATGTCCATAGCGCagaaaattccaaaattgATCCAGATAAAAGTCATTTAGAATATTTACCAATTTCAGACAATAAAGTTAGTGACAGTACAGAAAGCTATACCACAGTGGAAGAAGAAAACGATCACACACATGTGAATTCTGAATGTATGCacgattacattttcaataaacgaaataaagaacTAAAATATTCAGTGCATAAACAATGTGACATCTGCACTTTATTACTAAAACAAAATGATATACAgcataacagaattttatttttaatagaatttttaaatgctgTAGGCCAGAATGTTAAAGAACCAAAGGCcatattggatttatttagagaaAGTAAAAAACAAACTGCAATGTCATCTCAACATACATTTGTTTGTAAAAATGCTGCAAATGAATctcgtgaaataaatattcaggaAATATTTTCCCAGCCAAATAGTTCTGTACATTTAAAAGCATGCCAAGAAGAAATTGTAAACTCACAATCCATAAAACAAGAGTTGCCAATTAGTACAGATTGTAATATCAAAGAAACTGACAATACTTATTGTCAAAATAAGTCACTTGGTTTGCAAAATGATGATAGTCTTTCTCACGATTTCAAATCGTCAAGCATTTCACAAATTTCGGAGACTATAAAGAATAAACTTTGTGACAGTCATAAATGCATGTGTTCCATTAAGAAAACTGATGTGAAACCTTTTGTttgtcataattataatatagttaatactGCAAAAAGCGATGGTACACTGCAGGCTATAATTGACGGCAGTTCTACGAGCAAAAAATCATCGATCcgtgacaaaaatattatctgcaTGCTAAGTGATCTGGATAAATGTATGGATGTTCTGAATCGGATCAGTGAACATATTGTAACTGTACATGCTGAGAAGCAACGTCtaaaatgttcagataaaatcgACGTTTGTGCCGTTTCAACTACAGTTTCTAAGGATCAGAGTGTAAAATCATCATTGGGCTGGACACAAAATACCAATTTAATGAATTCGGAGAAATTGAGTAAAATTCTAGAATTATATGAGAATAGAGACCTTTTTGATATATGTAGCTGTAAAGATTCTCATAGACAGGATAATCAAGAAGCTATTACAGTGTTAAATCAGTTAAAGTGCGAGTCAGACGactataaaaaatgtatagctCCAATATCTCAACCAAAAGATACATTTTTTCATGAGAAAAATCATGTTACTTTTTCTGGAAATAAACTGTCAGATAATTTTGTTCATAGTCATGTAAAATCAGAGTTAGGACAGCTTGTGAAAGGAGAAAATCTTGAAGTTTTTGAATCTATAATGAATCAATcagaaaacgaaaataaacgtGAACATTCTGTAGCAGTGAACAGTGAAGTAGATgacaatgaatatttttcgtacGATCTGAGATTTGCGGAGTCTCTTAACGAAAATATACGCTCTGAGTCTATGTCACAAAATCTGTTgcaaaaaaatgatataaccaAAGCACAATCGGTGGaggaatttgaaaaaatcgatattttagGCAGTATTTTAAATGGAGATATAACTATGGAAGATGAACAAAAGATGTTAGAAGAGTCACAATCTTTGTTCATGTCACctattattacagaatttttcttgcaaGCTAAAGACACATATGCGAATGACGAAGAAGATAAAGATGCTATGTCGAATACAACAAATTTCGTGACTCCATTACCAGAAGGTAGTCTTGgaattactgaaatatttaattctctaCTGGATTTTGAATTAACAAATATGAATTCGTTGCCAAACGATCTGATGTATTCAAATGTACAGACAGTCAATCCCCAATTAATTAGAAAGAGCTTTGAAGAAGAAAATCTATCTAAAACCGTTAATATGTTTGAAGTAATTTCTCAACCAGAAGTGATTACAGTCAGTAAAAGCGATGAAGAAAATATGTtagaaaaggaaaatgaaTCCTCTATCTTTTGTCAATCAAATATGTCAGTCAATTCAGATAACATATTTTCTCATCTAAAAGAGTCGTTCCCAAAATACAATGTTTCTAGTCCTACAGATAAGTTTAGTATTAATACTGTAATAGAAAAggattatatttatcgaaaggAGGATATTGCTAAGCAAGCCCAACCTTtgaatagaatgaaatatgtTTCATCTAAATTATGCATCCCCAATGATACTACATCGagtacattattaaattatgaaagtgaACAGGATTTCCCGTCGTCAAATAAAGATGCTTCTGTGGAACATGAAAGAAGTgctttcttaataaaaaaatcttcaaagTCTGAATCATTGTCTTCCACAGATTTGATACCACCTAATAATACCATAGATTCATGGTGCGAGAATTTAGAgcatgaacattttttaaaggaaAGAAATATTCAGAAGGATATACAGAGCagttgcaaaggaaaaaaaaatcatattcCACAgcataaaatagaagttaGTGTTCAATCCAGATCATCTAAACGAAAgttaaaacataaaatgaaaatgaaaaaagagaagaaagaagaagatttagatttattttctattcaacCTGATAAAGATGAATTGAGCTTAAAATATTCgcaaattaatgttattaatccTACGAGTCATCAGGATGTTCAGAGCACGTGTAAACTGCCATTATCACCATTTGACATATCATATCATCAGAAATCAGCACAGACTATATGTACATCTAGAAACAtatacaaacaattaaagtgcgTGGGTATTCAACAGTTGCGAAACTTGTCCCCTTGTAAACAACaagttttattgaattatcaaGGAGACTCCACAACTGACAATGCTATCATCAAAGAAGATTTCAAGCTGGAGGACTCCCATCTTACCATGGAAGATAACATCTGGAAGGATTCAACTGTGTTGCTTAGATCTGTGGAGAAACAAAATCCACCAGGAAGCAAAACTCACtacaaattttccaaaacaGATGTGAGGCTCGATAAAGACATTaacaaagtaaatatttttacaaataaacatatagcagatttttcgaataatattttcatcaagCCTGGTATTAAATGGACGTTGCAGAATATAGATACAGAGTCgtcaaaatttgttataaaacaaatcaCTGCATCGATAGACGAAGAAACGCCtctgaagaaaaagaaattaacttCCAACCATTCCTCAAACATAGAAACAACTGCTATTGTTTGTTCTGCGAATCAGGAAGGAGTGCAAAAGACACATTATGCATCAATGAAGAAAGGTAAATTTAGTTTGCTTGAGTCCACTTcaatttcctttaaatatGGAGTGGTGCTTATTCAAAATCTTTCCTTTACAGTAgtctatatttttacatttaactaTTTCAATTCATACACTATGTTAGTTAGTTAA